The following proteins are encoded in a genomic region of Streptomyces lunaelactis:
- the secF gene encoding protein translocase subunit SecF, with amino-acid sequence MSRLGTLGARLYRGEVGYDFVAKRMIWYGVSILITITAIVGLAVQGLNLGIEFKGGAVFTTPKTSVSVSQAQTYAEEASGHDAIVQELGNGGLRIQVSELDQTQANKVNETLSDNLQIPVDKINAEIVGPSWGEQIANKAWTGLAIFMLLVVIYLAIAFEWRMAIAALIALIHDLTITIGVYALVGFEVTPGTVIGLLTILGYSLYDTVVVFDGLKEGSKDITKQTRYTYSEIANRSLNGTLVRSINTTVVALLPVAGLLFIGGGVLGAGMLNDISLSLFVGLAAGAYSSIFIATPLVADLKEREPQMKALKKRVLAKRAAAAAKGESAEDAGDERGEPQDDAPGDAAAAGAVVGPRNRGRGRPSGRRR; translated from the coding sequence ATGTCGCGACTCGGCACTCTCGGCGCCCGGCTCTACCGCGGCGAGGTCGGCTATGACTTCGTCGCCAAGCGGATGATCTGGTACGGGGTCTCGATCCTGATCACCATCACGGCCATCGTCGGCCTGGCGGTGCAGGGTCTCAACCTGGGTATCGAGTTCAAGGGCGGCGCCGTCTTCACCACCCCGAAGACGAGTGTTTCGGTCAGCCAGGCTCAGACGTACGCGGAAGAGGCCTCGGGCCACGACGCGATCGTCCAGGAGCTCGGCAACGGCGGCCTGCGGATCCAGGTCAGTGAGCTCGACCAGACCCAGGCGAACAAGGTCAACGAGACCCTCTCTGACAACCTGCAGATCCCGGTGGACAAGATCAACGCCGAGATCGTCGGCCCCAGCTGGGGTGAGCAGATCGCCAACAAGGCATGGACCGGTCTCGCGATCTTCATGCTCCTGGTGGTGATCTATCTCGCGATCGCCTTCGAGTGGCGGATGGCCATCGCCGCCCTGATCGCGCTGATCCACGACCTCACCATCACGATCGGTGTGTACGCACTCGTCGGATTCGAGGTCACGCCGGGCACCGTGATCGGTCTGCTGACCATCCTCGGTTACTCCCTCTACGACACCGTCGTCGTCTTCGACGGTCTCAAGGAGGGCTCGAAGGACATCACCAAGCAGACCCGCTACACCTACAGCGAGATCGCCAACCGCAGCCTGAACGGCACGCTGGTGCGTTCCATCAACACCACCGTGGTCGCGCTGCTGCCGGTGGCCGGCCTGCTGTTCATCGGTGGCGGTGTCCTCGGCGCCGGCATGCTCAACGACATCTCGCTGTCGCTGTTCGTCGGCCTCGCGGCGGGTGCGTACTCCTCGATCTTCATCGCCACGCCGCTCGTCGCCGACCTCAAGGAGCGCGAGCCGCAGATGAAGGCGCTCAAGAAGCGCGTCCTCGCCAAGCGCGCCGCCGCTGCCGCCAAGGGCGAGTCCGCGGAGGACGCCGGGGACGAGCGGGGTGAGCCGCAGGACGACGCACCGGGCGACGCCGCGGCGGCCGGAGCCGTCGTCGGCCCGCGCAACCGGGGCCGCGGCCGTCCTTCCGGCAGGCGTCGATGA
- the yajC gene encoding preprotein translocase subunit YajC has translation MSLVTLLPFIVLIGAMFLMTRSAKKKQQAAAQMRNDMQPGTGVRTIGGMYATVKELHDDTVLLEVAPGVHAIYAKNAIGAVLDDAEYNRIVHGDGDLEVDGHVVPDDASSLTGTTDSDTSDDAKIDLGKKPEADEVKDEAEAEGDAEPKDIESKDGKTNGESDAK, from the coding sequence GTGTCTCTCGTGACCCTCCTCCCCTTCATCGTGCTCATCGGGGCCATGTTCCTGATGACCCGGTCCGCCAAGAAGAAGCAGCAGGCGGCTGCGCAGATGCGCAACGATATGCAGCCCGGCACCGGCGTTCGGACGATCGGGGGCATGTACGCCACCGTCAAGGAGCTGCACGACGACACGGTCCTCCTCGAGGTGGCCCCCGGCGTCCACGCCATCTACGCCAAGAACGCTATCGGCGCGGTCCTCGACGACGCGGAGTACAACCGCATCGTGCACGGCGACGGCGACCTCGAGGTCGACGGCCATGTCGTGCCGGACGACGCTTCCTCGCTGACCGGGACCACGGACTCCGACACCTCGGACGACGCCAAGATCGACCTCGGCAAGAAGCCCGAGGCCGACGAGGTCAAGGACGAGGCCGAGGCCGAGGGCGACGCCGAGCCGAAGGACATCGAGTCCAAGGACGGCAAGACCAACGGCGAGTCCGACGCGAAGTAG
- a CDS encoding DUF349 domain-containing protein yields the protein MSSDPWGRVDETGTVYVRTADGEKVVGSWQAGSPEEALAYFERKYEGLVVEIGLLERRVKTTDLSAKDAQTAIDHLRQQVDEHHAVGDLDALRVRLDGLVATVDKRREERKVQKAKQNDEARHSKEALVTEAEELAQSEQWRSAGERLRALVDTWKGLPRLDRKSDDELWHRFSHARSAFSKRRKAHFASLDAQREEARKAKEKLVAEAESLSGSTDWALTAARYRDLMAEWKAAGRAQREAEDDLWNRFRGAQDVFFAARSGVFAERDAEQGENLKLKEELATEAEKLLPVTDLKAARAAFRSLNERWEAIGHVPRDARPKVEGRMHTVERALQETEENEWRRSNPEARARAAGLTGQLQAAVDKLRGQIDTARAAGNNAKADKLAKELEGRQALLDQALKGLEEFGG from the coding sequence GTGAGCAGCGACCCGTGGGGCCGTGTCGATGAGACGGGCACCGTGTACGTGCGTACTGCCGACGGCGAGAAGGTCGTCGGATCGTGGCAGGCCGGCTCTCCCGAGGAGGCCCTGGCCTATTTCGAGCGCAAGTACGAGGGCTTGGTGGTCGAGATCGGCCTCCTCGAGCGGCGGGTGAAGACCACCGATCTCTCGGCCAAGGACGCCCAGACCGCCATCGACCATCTGCGTCAGCAGGTGGACGAGCATCACGCCGTGGGTGACCTCGACGCGCTGCGCGTCCGCCTCGACGGCCTTGTCGCGACGGTCGACAAGCGCCGCGAGGAGCGCAAGGTCCAGAAGGCCAAGCAGAACGACGAGGCACGGCACTCCAAGGAGGCGCTGGTCACCGAGGCCGAGGAGCTGGCGCAGAGCGAGCAGTGGCGCTCGGCCGGCGAGCGGCTGCGCGCACTGGTGGACACCTGGAAGGGCCTCCCCCGGCTCGACCGGAAGTCCGACGACGAGCTGTGGCACCGCTTCTCACACGCCCGCTCGGCGTTCTCCAAGCGCCGCAAGGCGCACTTCGCCTCGCTCGACGCGCAGCGCGAGGAGGCCCGTAAGGCCAAGGAGAAGCTGGTCGCCGAGGCCGAGTCGCTCTCCGGTTCCACCGACTGGGCGCTCACGGCCGCCCGCTATCGCGACCTGATGGCGGAGTGGAAGGCCGCGGGCCGTGCCCAGCGCGAGGCCGAGGACGATCTGTGGAACCGTTTCCGCGGCGCCCAGGACGTCTTCTTCGCCGCGCGAAGCGGGGTCTTCGCCGAGCGTGACGCCGAGCAGGGCGAGAACCTCAAGCTCAAGGAGGAGCTCGCCACCGAGGCCGAGAAGCTGCTGCCGGTGACGGATCTGAAGGCGGCGCGTGCCGCGTTCCGGTCCCTCAACGAGCGCTGGGAGGCCATCGGCCACGTGCCGCGCGACGCCCGTCCCAAGGTCGAGGGCCGCATGCACACGGTGGAGCGTGCGCTGCAGGAGACCGAGGAGAACGAGTGGCGCCGGTCGAACCCTGAGGCGCGTGCGCGTGCCGCGGGTCTGACGGGCCAGCTGCAGGCGGCCGTGGACAAGCTGCGCGGGCAGATCGACACTGCGCGCGCCGCGGGCAACAACGCCAAGGCTGACAAGCTCGCCAAGGAGCTCGAGGGCCGGCAGGCGCTGCTCGACCAGGCGCTGAAGGGCCTGGAGGAGTTCGGCGGCTGA
- the ruvC gene encoding crossover junction endodeoxyribonuclease RuvC: MRVLGVDPGLTRCGVGVVEGVAGRPLTMLGVGVVRTSADAELGSRLVAIEQGIEQWLDEYRPEFVAVERVFSQHNVSTVMGTAQASAIAMLCASRRGIPVALHTPSEVKAAVTGSGRADKTQVGAMVTRLLRLDAPPRPADAADALALAICHIWRGPAQNRLQQAVALHASKGRTA; this comes from the coding sequence ATGCGGGTACTGGGCGTGGATCCCGGACTGACCCGGTGCGGCGTCGGTGTGGTCGAAGGCGTCGCGGGCCGCCCGCTGACGATGCTCGGCGTCGGCGTCGTACGTACGTCGGCGGACGCCGAGCTCGGCAGCCGCCTGGTCGCCATCGAGCAGGGCATCGAGCAATGGCTGGACGAGTACCGGCCCGAATTCGTCGCCGTGGAGCGGGTGTTCAGCCAGCACAACGTCAGTACGGTGATGGGCACCGCCCAGGCCAGCGCGATCGCCATGCTCTGTGCCTCCCGCCGCGGCATCCCCGTCGCACTGCACACGCCCAGCGAGGTCAAGGCCGCCGTCACTGGCAGCGGCCGGGCCGACAAGACACAGGTCGGAGCGATGGTGACCCGGCTGCTGCGGCTGGATGCCCCACCCAGACCCGCCGACGCGGCGGACGCTCTCGCCCTCGCCATCTGTCACATCTGGCGCGGCCCCGCGCAGAACCGCCTCCAGCAAGCCGTCGCACTGCACGCATCGAAAGGCCGTACCGCATGA
- the secD gene encoding protein translocase subunit SecD: protein MAAPNRGRRPTGAQGKPGRALVLILIAMVALTGGMFFAGQLTPRLGIDLAGGTTITLEAKNTVANKNAINETNMNTAVGIIERRVNGLGVSEAEVQTQGEKNIIVNIPKGTNSQQAREQVGTTAQLYFRPVLTVAAGTPTAPQPTPSASASGTAKDGKATETATPPSGTPTATATTQGRAVTEALKAPTPTPSGSGAPKSTPTPTPSGDAAAADKLQKDFLALDCRNDKVRGALGDKAKPSDTTLACGKNSAGEWEKYVLGPAEVSGKDVDDAKGQLDQQRGMWIVTMDFTNSGSKKFQAITSKLSQQQPPMNQFAIVLDGEVVSAPSVNQTLSASAEISGSFTQESAQDLGNILSYGALPLSFEAQSTQTVSAALGGEQLQAGLIAGAIGLALVIIYLVAYYRGLALVAILSLIVSAILTYTIMSLLGPGIGFALNLPAVCGAIVAIGITADSFIVYFERIRDEIREGRTLRPAVERAWPRARRTILVSDFVSFLAAAVLFLVTVGKVQGFAFTLGLTTVLDVVVVFFFTKPIMTLLARMKFFADGHPWSGLDPKRLGAKPPLRRSRRASAPTDHPKEA from the coding sequence GTGGCAGCACCGAATAGGGGCCGAAGGCCCACGGGGGCTCAGGGGAAGCCGGGGCGTGCCCTGGTACTGATCCTGATCGCCATGGTCGCGCTCACGGGCGGAATGTTCTTTGCGGGTCAGCTCACGCCGCGTCTGGGTATCGACCTGGCGGGCGGTACGACCATCACGCTCGAGGCGAAGAACACCGTCGCCAACAAGAACGCCATCAACGAGACCAACATGAACACCGCGGTCGGCATCATCGAGCGCCGTGTCAATGGTCTGGGCGTCTCCGAGGCTGAGGTTCAGACCCAGGGCGAGAAGAACATCATCGTCAACATCCCCAAGGGGACGAATTCCCAGCAGGCCCGTGAGCAGGTCGGTACCACCGCCCAGCTCTACTTCCGGCCGGTGCTGACCGTCGCCGCCGGCACTCCCACGGCTCCGCAGCCCACCCCGAGCGCCTCGGCGTCGGGCACGGCCAAGGACGGCAAGGCCACGGAGACGGCCACCCCGCCGTCCGGTACGCCGACGGCCACGGCGACCACGCAGGGCCGTGCGGTGACCGAGGCCCTGAAGGCGCCGACGCCGACTCCCTCCGGGTCGGGCGCGCCCAAGTCCACTCCGACGCCGACTCCGTCGGGTGACGCGGCGGCCGCGGACAAGCTGCAGAAGGACTTCCTGGCCCTCGACTGCAGGAACGACAAGGTCCGGGGCGCGCTCGGCGACAAGGCCAAGCCCAGCGACACGACCCTCGCCTGTGGCAAGAACTCCGCGGGTGAGTGGGAGAAGTACGTACTCGGCCCGGCCGAGGTCTCCGGCAAGGACGTCGACGACGCCAAGGGCCAGCTCGACCAGCAGCGCGGCATGTGGATCGTCACGATGGACTTCACCAACAGCGGTTCGAAGAAGTTCCAGGCGATCACCAGCAAGCTGTCGCAGCAGCAGCCCCCGATGAACCAGTTCGCCATCGTCCTCGACGGTGAGGTCGTCTCCGCGCCGTCGGTGAACCAGACGCTGAGCGCCAGTGCCGAGATCTCCGGCAGCTTCACCCAGGAGTCCGCGCAGGACCTGGGCAACATCCTGTCCTACGGTGCGCTCCCGCTCTCCTTCGAGGCGCAGAGCACCCAGACCGTCAGTGCCGCGCTCGGCGGCGAGCAGCTCCAGGCGGGCCTCATCGCCGGTGCGATCGGTCTCGCGCTGGTCATCATCTATCTGGTGGCGTACTACCGCGGCCTGGCTCTGGTCGCGATCCTCAGCCTCATCGTCTCCGCGATCCTGACGTACACGATCATGTCCCTGCTCGGCCCCGGCATCGGCTTCGCCCTGAACCTGCCCGCGGTGTGTGGTGCGATCGTTGCGATCGGTATCACCGCGGACTCGTTCATCGTGTACTTCGAACGCATCCGGGACGAGATCCGCGAGGGCCGCACCCTCCGGCCGGCCGTCGAGCGCGCCTGGCCGCGCGCCCGGCGCACCATCCTGGTCTCCGACTTCGTGTCGTTCCTCGCCGCCGCGGTGCTGTTCCTCGTCACCGTCGGCAAGGTCCAGGGCTTCGCGTTCACGCTCGGTCTGACCACCGTGCTCGACGTGGTCGTGGTGTTCTTCTTCACCAAGCCGATCATGACGCTGCTCGCCCGCATGAAGTTCTTCGCGGACGGCCACCCCTGGTCCGGCCTCGACCCGAAGCGGCTCGGTGCCAAGCCCCCGCTGCGCCGCTCCCGCCGCGCCTCCGCCCCCACCGACCACCCGAAGGAGGCCTGA
- the ruvB gene encoding Holliday junction branch migration DNA helicase RuvB: protein MNWDDTAPPTDDTATERLVGASADGEDQAVEAALRPKSLEEFVGQERVREQLDLVLKAALARGGTADHVLLSGAPGLGKTSLSMIIAAEMNAPLRITSGPAIQHAGDLAAILSSLQEGEVLFLDEIHRMSRPAEEMLYMAMEDFRVDVIVGKGPGATAIPLELPPFTLVGATTRAGLLPPPLRDRFGFTAHMEFYDPAELERVIHRSARLLDVGIEADGAAEIAGRSRGTPRIANRLLRRVRDYAQVKADGLITREVAAAALKVYEVDARGLDRLDRAVLQALLKLFGGGPVGLSTLAVAVGEERETVEEVAEPFLVREGLLARTPRGRVATPAAWAHLGLLPPQQAPGASGQPGLFGT from the coding sequence GTGAACTGGGACGACACCGCACCGCCGACCGACGACACCGCCACCGAGCGGCTCGTCGGCGCGTCCGCCGACGGCGAGGACCAGGCGGTCGAAGCGGCGCTGCGGCCGAAGTCGCTGGAGGAGTTCGTCGGCCAGGAGCGCGTCCGAGAGCAGCTGGACCTGGTCCTGAAAGCGGCCCTCGCGCGCGGCGGCACCGCCGACCATGTGCTGCTCTCCGGCGCCCCCGGGCTGGGCAAGACCTCCCTCTCCATGATCATCGCGGCGGAGATGAACGCCCCGCTCCGGATCACCTCCGGCCCCGCCATCCAGCACGCCGGCGATCTGGCCGCGATCCTCTCCTCCCTCCAGGAGGGCGAGGTCCTCTTCCTCGACGAGATCCACCGGATGTCCCGCCCCGCCGAAGAGATGCTCTACATGGCGATGGAGGACTTCCGGGTCGACGTGATCGTCGGCAAGGGGCCGGGCGCCACCGCAATCCCGCTCGAGCTCCCTCCCTTCACCCTGGTCGGCGCCACCACCCGGGCCGGACTGCTGCCGCCCCCGCTGCGCGACCGCTTCGGCTTCACCGCACACATGGAGTTCTACGACCCCGCCGAGCTGGAGCGGGTCATCCACCGCTCCGCCCGGCTCCTCGACGTCGGCATAGAGGCCGACGGCGCCGCCGAGATCGCCGGCCGCTCCCGAGGTACGCCCCGTATCGCCAACCGGCTGCTGCGCCGCGTCCGCGACTACGCCCAGGTCAAGGCCGACGGCCTGATCACCCGCGAGGTGGCCGCCGCGGCCCTGAAGGTCTACGAGGTCGACGCCCGCGGCCTCGACCGCCTCGACCGCGCCGTGCTCCAGGCGCTGCTCAAGCTCTTCGGCGGCGGCCCGGTGGGTCTGTCCACCCTCGCGGTGGCCGTGGGGGAGGAGCGCGAGACGGTCGAGGAGGTCGCTGAGCCCTTCCTGGTACGGGAGGGACTGCTGGCCCGCACCCCGCGCGGCAGGGTCGCGACCCCGGCAGCATGGGCGCATCTCGGTCTTCTGCCGCCGCAGCAGGCCCCTGGCGCAAGCGGACAACCGGGGCTGTTCGGGACGTAA
- a CDS encoding RelA/SpoT family protein produces MPDEAQPAAAQPDQQAEKAAAGPVTPGTKPAENPKPAGSERANGAAPVSAPTPAPAPTPNPTPAKPTPAAVPRTGGSSNRVRARLARLGVQRSSPYNPVLEPLLRIVRSNDPKIETSTLRQVERAYQVAERWHRGQKRKSGDPYITHPLAVTTILAELGMDPATLMAGLLHDTVEDTEYGLDTLRRDFGDQVALLVDGVTKLDKVKFGEAAQAETVRKMVVAMAKDPRVLVIKLADRLHNMRTMRYLKREKQEKKARETLEIYAPLAHRLGMNTIKWELEDLAFAILYPKMYDEIVRLVAERAPKRDEYLAIVTDEVQSDLRAARIKATVTGRPKHYYSVYQKMIVRGRDFAEIYDLVGIRVLVDTVRDCYAALGTVHARWNPVPGRFKDYIAMPKFNMYQSLHTTVIGPNGKPVELQIRTFDMHRRAEYGIAAHWKYKQEPSAGASKVRTDVPKRAGKDDHINDMAWLRQLLDWQKETEDPSEFLESLRFDLSRNEVFVFTPKGDVIALPAGATPVDFAYAVHTEVGHRTIGARVNGRLVPLESTLDNGDLVEVFTSKAEGAGPSRDWLGFVKSPRARNKIRAWFSKERRDEAIEQGKDAIARAMRKQNLPIQRILTGDSLVTLAHEMRYPDISSLYAAIGEGHVAAQGVVQKLVQALGGEEAASEDIAESTPPTHGGRSKRRANADPGVVVKGVEDVWVKLARCCTPVPGDPIIGFVTRGSGVSVHRADCVNVDSLSQQPERILEVEWAPTQSSVFLVAIQVEALDRSRLLSDVTRVLSDQHVNILSAAVQTSRDRVATSRFTFEMGDPKHLGHVLKAVRGVEGVYDVYRVTSARRP; encoded by the coding sequence TTGCCAGACGAGGCCCAGCCCGCCGCCGCGCAGCCCGATCAGCAGGCCGAGAAGGCCGCGGCAGGCCCTGTCACGCCCGGGACCAAGCCGGCCGAGAACCCGAAGCCGGCCGGGTCCGAGCGTGCGAACGGTGCCGCCCCCGTCTCCGCCCCCACGCCCGCTCCGGCGCCCACGCCGAACCCGACGCCCGCCAAGCCCACGCCCGCGGCCGTGCCCCGGACCGGCGGTTCGTCGAATCGCGTCCGTGCCCGCCTCGCCCGCCTGGGCGTGCAGCGCTCGTCCCCGTACAACCCGGTCCTCGAACCGCTCCTGCGGATAGTGCGCAGCAACGACCCCAAGATCGAGACCTCCACGCTGCGCCAGGTCGAGCGCGCCTACCAGGTCGCCGAGCGCTGGCACCGCGGCCAGAAGCGCAAGAGCGGCGACCCGTACATCACCCACCCCCTCGCCGTGACGACGATCCTCGCCGAGCTCGGCATGGACCCGGCGACGCTGATGGCCGGTCTGCTGCACGACACCGTCGAGGACACCGAGTACGGCCTGGACACCCTGCGGCGCGACTTCGGCGACCAGGTGGCCCTCCTCGTCGACGGCGTCACCAAGCTCGACAAGGTCAAATTCGGCGAGGCCGCGCAGGCCGAGACCGTACGCAAGATGGTCGTCGCCATGGCCAAGGACCCCCGCGTCCTGGTCATCAAGCTCGCCGACCGGCTGCACAACATGCGCACCATGCGCTATCTCAAGCGGGAGAAGCAGGAGAAGAAGGCCCGCGAGACGCTCGAGATCTACGCGCCCCTGGCCCACCGGCTGGGCATGAACACCATCAAGTGGGAGCTCGAGGACCTCGCCTTCGCGATCCTCTACCCCAAGATGTACGACGAGATCGTGCGGCTCGTCGCCGAGCGGGCCCCCAAGCGCGACGAGTACCTCGCCATAGTGACCGACGAGGTCCAGTCCGATCTGCGTGCCGCCCGAATCAAGGCCACCGTCACCGGACGGCCCAAGCACTACTACAGCGTCTACCAGAAGATGATCGTCCGCGGCCGTGACTTCGCGGAGATCTACGACCTGGTGGGTATTCGTGTACTTGTCGACACCGTCCGCGACTGTTACGCGGCGCTCGGCACCGTCCATGCGCGATGGAACCCGGTCCCCGGCCGGTTCAAGGACTACATCGCGATGCCCAAGTTCAACATGTACCAGTCGCTGCACACCACGGTGATCGGTCCGAACGGCAAGCCCGTCGAGCTGCAGATTCGTACCTTCGACATGCACCGCCGTGCCGAGTACGGCATCGCCGCGCACTGGAAGTACAAGCAGGAGCCGTCCGCCGGTGCCTCCAAGGTGCGCACCGACGTGCCGAAGAGGGCCGGCAAGGACGACCACATCAATGACATGGCGTGGCTGCGCCAGCTGCTCGACTGGCAGAAGGAGACCGAGGACCCCAGCGAGTTCCTGGAGTCCCTGCGCTTCGACCTCTCCCGCAACGAGGTCTTCGTCTTCACGCCGAAGGGCGACGTCATAGCGCTGCCGGCCGGCGCCACCCCCGTCGACTTCGCCTACGCCGTACACACCGAGGTCGGCCACCGGACCATAGGGGCGCGGGTCAACGGGCGCCTCGTGCCGCTCGAATCGACCCTCGACAACGGCGACCTGGTGGAGGTCTTCACCTCCAAGGCCGAGGGCGCGGGCCCCTCCCGCGACTGGCTGGGCTTCGTCAAGTCGCCCCGGGCCCGCAACAAGATCCGCGCGTGGTTCTCCAAGGAGCGCCGCGACGAGGCCATCGAGCAGGGCAAGGACGCCATCGCGCGCGCCATGCGCAAGCAGAACCTGCCGATCCAGCGCATCCTCACCGGCGACTCGCTCGTCACGCTGGCGCACGAGATGCGCTACCCCGACATCTCGTCCCTGTACGCGGCGATCGGCGAGGGCCATGTGGCCGCGCAGGGCGTCGTACAGAAGCTGGTGCAGGCACTGGGCGGCGAAGAGGCCGCCAGCGAGGACATCGCCGAGAGCACACCGCCCACGCACGGCGGCCGCAGTAAGCGCCGCGCCAACGCCGACCCCGGTGTGGTGGTCAAGGGCGTCGAGGACGTCTGGGTGAAGCTCGCCCGCTGCTGTACGCCCGTCCCCGGCGACCCGATCATCGGCTTCGTAACCCGCGGCAGTGGCGTATCGGTTCACCGGGCGGACTGCGTGAACGTCGACTCGCTCTCCCAGCAGCCGGAGCGGATCCTCGAGGTCGAATGGGCTCCGACCCAGTCGTCCGTCTTCCTGGTCGCCATCCAGGTGGAGGCGCTCGACCGGTCCAGGCTGCTGTCGGACGTCACGCGCGTCCTGTCCGACCAGCATGTCAACATCCTCTCGGCGGCTGTCCAGACCTCCCGCGACCGGGTGGCCACCTCGCGGTTCACCTTCGAGATGGGCGACCCGAAGCACCTCGGGCACGTACTGAAGGCTGTACGGGGCGTGGAGGGCGTCTACGACGTGTACCGGGTGACCTCGGCGCGCAGGCCGTAG
- the ruvA gene encoding Holliday junction branch migration protein RuvA encodes MIAFVSGPVAALAPTTAVIEVGGIGMAVLCTPNTLSRLRIGKEAKLATSLVVREDSLTLYGFVDDDERQVFELLQTASGVGPRLAQAMLAVHSPDALRVAVATGDEKTLTAVPGIGKKGAQKLLLELKDRLGEPVGAHIGRQGIGTAVSASWRDQLHAALIGLGYATREADEAVAAVAPQAEAAVAGGGTPQVGPLLKAALQTLNRTR; translated from the coding sequence ATGATCGCCTTCGTGAGCGGCCCGGTCGCCGCCCTCGCCCCCACCACCGCGGTCATCGAGGTCGGCGGCATCGGCATGGCCGTCCTGTGCACCCCGAACACGCTCTCGCGGCTGCGCATCGGCAAGGAGGCCAAGCTCGCCACCTCCCTCGTCGTACGGGAGGACTCGCTCACGCTCTACGGCTTCGTGGACGACGACGAGCGCCAGGTCTTCGAGCTGCTGCAGACCGCGAGCGGCGTCGGCCCGCGGCTGGCCCAGGCGATGCTCGCCGTGCACAGCCCGGACGCCCTGCGCGTCGCCGTGGCGACCGGCGACGAGAAGACGCTGACCGCCGTGCCGGGCATCGGCAAGAAGGGCGCACAGAAGCTGCTGCTGGAGCTGAAGGACCGGCTGGGAGAGCCGGTGGGCGCGCATATCGGCAGGCAGGGCATCGGCACCGCCGTATCCGCGTCATGGCGCGACCAGCTGCACGCGGCGCTGATCGGGCTCGGCTATGCCACCCGGGAGGCCGACGAGGCGGTCGCAGCGGTCGCTCCGCAGGCCGAGGCCGCCGTCGCCGGGGGCGGCACGCCCCAGGTGGGCCCGCTGCTGAAGGCCGCCCTGCAGACCCTGAACCGCACCCGCTGA
- a CDS encoding adenine phosphoribosyltransferase encodes MTVGTQELLLSRIRDVPDYPKPGVVFKDITPLLADFEAFTAMTDALAELCVRHGATKIVGLEARGFILAAPAAVRAGLGFIPVRKAGKLPGATLSQAYELEYGSAEIEVHAEDLSAGDRVMVIDDVLATGGTAGASLELIRRAGADVAGVAVLMELGFLGGRTRLEPALRGAPLEALIKI; translated from the coding sequence ATGACCGTCGGCACGCAGGAGCTCCTGCTCAGCCGCATCCGTGATGTCCCCGACTATCCGAAGCCGGGCGTGGTGTTCAAGGACATCACGCCCCTGCTCGCGGACTTCGAGGCCTTCACGGCCATGACCGACGCGCTCGCCGAGCTCTGTGTACGCCACGGGGCCACGAAGATCGTCGGTCTGGAGGCGCGCGGTTTCATCCTGGCCGCGCCGGCCGCGGTCCGCGCCGGGCTGGGCTTCATCCCCGTACGCAAGGCGGGCAAGCTCCCCGGAGCGACGCTCTCGCAGGCGTACGAGCTGGAGTACGGCAGCGCCGAGATCGAGGTGCACGCCGAGGACCTCAGCGCGGGTGACCGCGTCATGGTCATCGACGACGTCCTCGCCACCGGCGGCACCGCCGGTGCCTCGCTGGAGCTGATCCGCCGGGCAGGCGCGGATGTCGCAGGCGTCGCGGTCCTCATGGAGCTCGGCTTCCTCGGCGGCCGGACCCGTCTGGAGCCGGCTCTGCGCGGGGCGCCGCTGGAGGCTCTGATCAAGATCTGA
- a CDS encoding YebC/PmpR family DNA-binding transcriptional regulator, with the protein MSGHSKWATTKHKKAVVDAKRGKLFAKLIKNIEVAARTGGVDPEGNPTLVDAIQKAKKSSVPNKNIDSAVKRGGGLEAGGVDYQTIMYEGYGPNGVAVLIECLTDNRNRAASDVRVAMTRNGGSMADPGSVSYLFNRKGVVIVPKGELSEDDVLGAVLEAGAEEVNDLGDSYEVVSEATDMVAVRTALQEAGIDYDSAEANFLPTMQVELDEEGARKIFKLIDALEDSDDVQNVFANFDVSDEVMEKVDA; encoded by the coding sequence ATGTCCGGCCACTCTAAATGGGCTACGACGAAGCACAAGAAGGCCGTGGTTGACGCCAAGCGCGGCAAGCTCTTCGCAAAGCTGATCAAGAACATCGAGGTTGCGGCCCGCACCGGCGGCGTGGACCCCGAGGGTAACCCGACGCTCGTCGACGCCATCCAGAAGGCGAAGAAGAGCTCCGTCCCCAACAAGAACATCGACTCCGCGGTCAAGCGCGGAGGCGGTCTTGAGGCGGGCGGCGTCGACTACCAGACGATCATGTACGAGGGTTACGGCCCGAACGGTGTCGCGGTGCTCATCGAGTGCCTGACCGACAACCGCAACCGCGCCGCGTCCGACGTACGCGTCGCGATGACGCGCAACGGCGGCTCGATGGCCGACCCGGGTTCCGTCTCGTACCTCTTCAACCGCAAGGGCGTCGTGATCGTCCCCAAGGGCGAACTGTCCGAGGACGACGTCCTGGGCGCGGTGCTGGAAGCCGGCGCCGAAGAGGTCAACGACCTGGGTGACTCGTACGAGGTCGTCAGCGAGGCCACCGACATGGTCGCGGTCCGCACCGCGCTGCAGGAGGCGGGCATCGACTACGACTCCGCCGAGGCCAACTTCCTGCCCACCATGCAGGTCGAGCTCGACGAAGAGGGCGCACGCAAGATCTTCAAGCTGATCGACGCGCTCGAGGACAGCGACGATGTGCAGAACGTCTTCGCCAACTTCGACGTCTCGGACGAGGTCATGGAGAAGGTCGACGCCTGA